In Sphaerospermopsis torques-reginae ITEP-024, the genomic window TACTTGCAGATTTTACCCCAATCTTATCACGAACTATCCGAAGCACAAAGGGTAGCTTGGTTAACGGGAGAACTGCAAACCAGACGGCCGTTAATTCCCGCAGAATTACCATTTTCGGAAAAAACTAATGATGTAATTGAAACTTTCCGGGTGGTGCGATCGCTACAACAAGAATTTGGCATTAACATCTGCCAAACTTACATTATCAGTATGTGCCGGGAAGTTAGCGATGTTTTGGAAGTTCTGCTGTTAGCGAAAGAAGCGCGGTTATTTGATCCAGCGATCGCTGTAGGAACTATCAGAGTTGTACCGCTATTTGAAACTGTAGAAGACTTACAACGCTCTAGAAGCGTGATGCGGCAATTGTTTGAACTACCATTGTATCGTGCCTTTTTAGCTGGAGGTTATGAAGCAACCAACCCAGAAAATACCTCTTCCCATACCACCCTCAACCCCAACTTACAAGAAGTAATGTTAGGGTATTCTGACAGTAACAAAGATTCAGGGTTTTTAAGCAGTAACTGGGAAATTCATAAAGCCCAAAAATCACTGCAAAAAATCGCCGAAGAATACGGTTTAAACCTGCGAATTTTCCACGGACGGGGTGGATCGGTAGGTCGTGGTGGTGGACCTGCTTATGAGGCAATTTTGGCTCAACCAGGACATAGTATTAATGGACGGATCAAGATTACTGAACAAGGGGAAGTTTTAGCTTCTAAATATTCTTTGTTGGATCTAGCTTTGTATCACATTGAAACTATTACCAGCGCAGTGGTCCAAGCTAGTTTGTTAAAAACCGGGTTTGATGATATTGAACCTTGGAACGAGATTATGGAAGAATTAGCTCATGCGTCGCGTCAACATTATCGGGCGCTCATTTACGAACAACCCGATTTTATCGACTTCTTCCATCAAGTTACCCCCATCGAAGAAATTAGCCAACTGCAAATTAGCTCCCGTCCAGCGCGACGACCATCTGGTAAAAAGGATTTAAGCAGTTTACGAGCAATTCCTTGGGTATTTAGTTGGACACAAACCCGATTTTTGTTACCTTCCTGGTATGGTGTGGGTACAGCTTTACAGGAGTTCTTGAACGAGCAACCGGAAGAACACTTAAAATTAATGCGTTACTTTTATGTCAAATGGCCTTTCTTCAAAATGGTGATTTCTAAAGCAGAAATGACATTGGCAAAAGTAGACATAGAAATGGCGCGTCATTACGTACAGGAATTGTCTAACCCAGAAGACAAACCTCGCTTTGAGAAAGTGTTTGAGCAAATTGCTAGTGAGTTCTATCTCACCAGGGATTTAGTCTTAAAAATCACTGGACACCAAAAACTTTTAGACGGTGATCCGATTTTGCAGCGTTCAGTACAGTTACGTAATGGAACTATTGTACCGTTAGGATTTATCCAAGTTTCTCTACTTAAACGGCTTAGACAGTACAAGAACAGCACCACCCCAGGAGTAATTCACTCTCGTTACAGTAAAGGAGAGTTACTGCGAGGAGCATTGTTAACTATTAATGGTATTGCCGCAGGAATGAGAAATACAGGCTGAAGAAGGTGACAGGTGACAGGTGACAGAAAGAAAGAGTGTAAGAGAAGATATTTTTACTTATCCCAATCCCCCCATATCACCAGTCCCCAGTCCCCAGTCCCCAGTCCCCAGTCCCCAGTCCCCAAACACCATGATTAAAAAACGCATTCTAATTTGTACTTTTGTAGCCCTATCATCCGGCTTTTTTGGTGGTTTGATGGCGGCACAAATTACTTCCATGTTGCATAACCAAAAATGTCAAACTCAAGGCTGGGGTTTCCAGCAAGTTTGTAATGTAGTAGTCACACCTGGAGCAATTTGGCAGGGTAGTATAGCGGGAATATGGACAGGTACAATATTAGGGGCGTTTGTTGGCGGGTCAATAGTACGTAAAAGTTATTAGTAATTTGGTAATGGGTAATGGGTAATGGGTAATTGGTAATTGGTAATTGGTAATTGGTAATTGGAAAACATAAAATTGATTACCCAGTCACCAGTCACCAGTCACCAGTCCCTACCAGTCCCCAGTCCCTATTCCATTGGAGTAGTAGATGATTGCAGACTGCTTAAAGATTGCCAAGTATTGGTGCTAGTATCAAAACATCGCCAATTTCCCTTCCGTTCGTCTTTATAACAAAATAACGTGCGATCGCGGTCATCAAAATTATCAGTTAAAAAATATACCATTCCTCGAAATGGATAAGTTTTACGACTCAGGCGCTTTGCTACGGCTTGATTCGGACATTCTACGATAAAAACGGATTCTCCATTGATTTTAGCGAGGGAGAAAATACACATCCGCAAAATTGCTCTCAGCCAACTTTCAGAATTCTCGAAGTAATCGTCGATAATTTTGTTAGTTAGAGCTTGTTCGAGGCTGCGGTCTTTGTTACGAGGAGTGTGGGCATCAGACATAGCATCACCTAAAAATGGCTATACCGCTGGTTCGAGATTAAACTAAAATTTCCCAAAGTGGCAAGTCTCAATAGGTGACAGGTGACAGGTGACAGGTGACAGCGAAGAGGCAGGGGAGGTAGGGGAAGATTAATAACCCAATGCCCAATGACCTGGTAATATATACCTATAAACTTGAGAATTTAATAGCCATGACGACTGAAACTAATGTAAAAAATCAAGCTACTACAGGTGCTGATGCTGTTGATGTGGCGAT contains:
- the ppc gene encoding phosphoenolpyruvate carboxylase, which produces MSSILYSSSPSANIYPMSELFLRHRLQIVEELWESVLRQECGQKMVDLLRQLRDLCSPEGQATNDQASSAVELIEQLNINEAIRAARAFALYFQLINIIEQEYEQKQQLSRYSDSDSIDQENIPNIVYSTNQREDDLPVTKSWGGNAISHSWTDTTPATQKGTFAALFPLLFKLNVPPQQIQRLISQLDIRLVFTAHPTEIVRHTIRDKQRQVVSLLQQLDNVETRSGGYPWEAAEVKERLLEEIRLWWRTDELHQFKPTVLDEVDYALHYFQEVLFDGIPQLYKRLKYSLKQTFPWLEPPSKNFCSFGSWVGSDRDGNPSVTPEVTWKTACYQRKMVLERYIQSVKQLIELLSVSMHWSDVLPDLLESLELDQSILSDVYDALALRYRQEPYRLKLAYVLRRLENTRDRNLALYNRETPSNEDSPMYRSGAEFLAELRLIQRNLTETGLSCGELDHLICQVEIFDFNLTQLDIRQESSRHSDALNEILEYLQILPQSYHELSEAQRVAWLTGELQTRRPLIPAELPFSEKTNDVIETFRVVRSLQQEFGINICQTYIISMCREVSDVLEVLLLAKEARLFDPAIAVGTIRVVPLFETVEDLQRSRSVMRQLFELPLYRAFLAGGYEATNPENTSSHTTLNPNLQEVMLGYSDSNKDSGFLSSNWEIHKAQKSLQKIAEEYGLNLRIFHGRGGSVGRGGGPAYEAILAQPGHSINGRIKITEQGEVLASKYSLLDLALYHIETITSAVVQASLLKTGFDDIEPWNEIMEELAHASRQHYRALIYEQPDFIDFFHQVTPIEEISQLQISSRPARRPSGKKDLSSLRAIPWVFSWTQTRFLLPSWYGVGTALQEFLNEQPEEHLKLMRYFYVKWPFFKMVISKAEMTLAKVDIEMARHYVQELSNPEDKPRFEKVFEQIASEFYLTRDLVLKITGHQKLLDGDPILQRSVQLRNGTIVPLGFIQVSLLKRLRQYKNSTTPGVIHSRYSKGELLRGALLTINGIAAGMRNTG